The Vigna unguiculata cultivar IT97K-499-35 chromosome 1, ASM411807v1, whole genome shotgun sequence nucleotide sequence GATGTAAGGTGAtgaaaatactttatttatattaaagataCATTGTAAGAGTGTCAACATTTAGGGAGAAGATATCTTCTATACTATTTTCATGTTACGATATTCAGTTCGGCTTCTGATTATTATACCGAGACATATTAAACCGACCTAATTTCCCACTTTATTAAGCACAGAAGTTGGCTCGTAATATGCAGTTATGTATCAGCAAAACCGAGAGACATGAAATGAACAGCGTTTATAGACATTACTAGTATTTCAAAGTGTGAGGGAGACCTGCTAAAGAGAAGGTGATCATATGTGTTCTTCAGTTTTCTGTCAAACCTGCAGACAGGTTGCAATGCAGCATGTCACCACAACAGTGGAGCTTACGATATAAACATCACCACAAATactacaaattaattttgtctTTGTTATCTAgaattctgaaaaaaaaataacaaatttaggaaaatatatatttaaaatgaagtttaaaaagtatattactGAATAGAGACATTAGGTGAGACTttcacccacttatatactaatCACCTTACTATAGTACTAAAAACCAAGTAGACAACCATTCAATTGgaagaataatattaattatttaattataaatttccaATTGTCATTGATTCAATTTAAGACAAATCACAAATTTGTATTCCAAtcttttcagtgaattttgagttttaatatATTGACAGCAAAATGAAATAATGGTGGCTGTAAtagtttgatttaaaattaagatttgcATGGACTTATTTTTCAACATCAAAAGTCATTACTTACCATATGTGAACATTTATGACGGGGACTCCAACTAATTTGTCCAATCTCTGGAAATATGGAATCCCTTTCCAGTTGTCAGGTAAAAGAAGCTTCAGAATATCCACTGTTTTCGAGAAAAAGAAATCCTCAAAAAATTGGGGATGGAGATTAAAAATACCAGAAAAAGAGTTGATTAATACAATGGgaaaataagagaataaaaaaccTGGAGTTGCAAACACGTAAGCATCCCCCTCGATCACCTTCCCATTACTTAGTAAGAAGCTCTTCACTGTTCCATCATCATTTagctcaatttttttaatgcgTGAACTGAGATGAACTTCCCCACCCAATGACTGAATATGATCAACTACTGGCATACAAAGTCTTTCAGGGGGATTGCCATCCAAAAATGCCATCTTAGAACCATGTTTTTCCTATTGAAgatttaataatataacaattagttgaaagagaaaaaactaTATCATAAGTtccacaaaaaatatttgtgaaatgaAAGGCCATCTTAGACTTTATTACTAATCTGATTCtattcaattattataacaGGAAAAAAATGACCTTGCTCATCGCACAATAATGCTAGTAGAACAGTGTCTAGAATAGGAAATGATCACACCTGAAGGAATCGGTTTAAAGCAATCAATATACATTGCATTGAAAGTTCATCGGGATTGATGAAGTTTAGTGCCTTCGACATTGCTATGAACACCTCATCAGTTACTCGATCAGGAACACCCTATCAAAAGGTGAAAACATTTTGTTATACTCAAATTATTGCAAGACAGACCATGAGAAGGTTGCCCTCAGTACCGGTGAAATCAACCTATGGTGGTAGATGGAATCTATTTTAAAGCATTATCAAATAATACAATCTATTTATAACTATAGCTATAGATATCCTTTCTATGTTTCgtagtaaaataaattactaCAACTGCCACCATTAAATTAAGaggtatataaaaaatagaccAACTTTATGTAATACAAATCCTACCCTTGTCTCAATCACCTCACCAGCAGCATTTCTACTTTTGAGTTGGGAAATGACACCCACCTTAATCCTCATCTCTGACTCCAGCATAAGGATTGCAACAGATACACACTCATACAGAATTTCAATTATAAGCTCTAAGTATGAATCACTAATTGATTCATTCTAAGTGCTGTAATGAAAATATCTCAGTACATTATTTCATACTAATATAAATATCTTAGTTTGAGTTTCAAATCGATAACTATGTATAGCTTAAGACAGTAACATGAGATTCATCTGAGTTAACCAATCAAATTCTAATGATAAAAGGACCCATTATTGACGTCATCATTAAGTCACTTGAAAGTCTAGTCCTAAATCACCCCATTTCAGTGTAGTCAGAAGATGGTCAAGACTCCATCAACAGCAAACAAGACTTAACTCGCATTAGGTCATGACTTGGCATTTAGCAAAGTTACTTCAATCTATCAATCTACTGGTAAGCTTATACTACTGCTATACCTGTTTTATCATCCATTCTTTAACAGAAAGACCATCTTGAGCCTCAACATATGCCTGTCCACCAAGCATAGCTGGCAGAAGCCCAATTGCAAATTTGACTTTCTCTGGCCATGTCAGCATCTCGTTGTTCCTCAATATAGCCCAGATTCCTATTATCAGATTCATGACATGCAACTTATAAATACTGGTTAACACATTTAGCACGTAAGGTACAATGAAACAAAATACTGGTTAACATTTAACCATCAGTTGTTTATTTTTAGAACAGAAAATATGTTCATGTCCTGTAAACCAGACTGATGAAGAAAGAGATAGAAATAAGAGTATAAGAATATACAAACCAAGCTAAATTGCTAGTTCTCTGTTTGGCTTTGCAATTTTTAACTTACATAAAATGGAACCAAATTAACCCTTCTTGTTCCAATGATTATTGAATTCATTGACATATactcaaaatcaaaatttgactAGTATATTGGGTTAAAGTCTCCAATGAAACTAAAAATCCGGGATTCTGGTTTTTGAAGCACTACCCATAGCAATAGACAGGACAGTTGCTAGACAGTATTACAAATTTGGTAGTAAACAACTGCAAATTCTGCATGATAGGCTTTTCAAAAGACAAAGACATTCAATGTACTTTTTATAGAGATATCCAACTTCAGTTAggtatatattaaaatgcacACCTATAATAAGTCTTACATCTTACCATTTAACGGGGATGGAAGGATTTCGGGAAAATCAAATCGACTAAACTCCCCGGGTTTACTTGGCATAGCAAAAATCATGGAATGCTCCTTCCATTGTAACCGATCATTAATGCCAAGTTCTCCAAATAAGTTCTGCACATTAGGGTAAGCCCCAACTGCAGGAAAGGGGAAAAGGTTATAAAGCAAAGATAACTACAAAACAaggattctaataattaaaacgtGTTTATTGATCAAATAATATGATCATCCAACTTTTTACACTTCTTCGAATTCTCTTTTATCAAAGgggaaaaaattataaataaaatcatcatATTATTAACTTGAAAgcagaaatattaaagaaagaattgagGAAATGAATGCGTAGCAGAAATTGATGAACTTACAGAAGATGTGTAGACCTGTTTCATACCAGTCTCCATCCTCATCTTTCCATGCAGCAACCTTAGAAAATGAATAATAGTATAAACACaacaaatttattatctaaTTAAACAGCACGCTAAAATGATGAACAGAAGTCGTAAACAGtgacaatttattgacaaaggGGGTTAATTAGCAAGAAAACCTTTCCACCTAGAACGTCTCTAGCTTCCAGCAATATAGGCTTATGCCCAGCATCAGCCAAATATTTTGCAGTCGATAAACCAGCCAATCCTGCACTAATTTGAAACATGCATCAGCCCACCAAAGACAGAGAGATCAAAGCTCAGGTCCAAGATTAGTTTACAAACAAGTTTATCTTTAAATATCAAACATGATATCCGGGTACCCctttaatttgaaatttcacGAAAAATTGAAGATGCTGTAATTCCATGACGTTTTTTACTTACAGAAACGGAGATGTGTGCGTATATCTATTTAATCACAAATGAAGGAATTCCTGATGCCTGTCCCAAGCAGGCTCCTAAGTTCTAACACATCAACATTAGAAGACAATGCATGAAATGAAAAGGGTATAACCGTCCTAATCTGAAAACACCTAGAacaacaaaagcaagaaaacCCACAAAATTTGGCAgcaaaaacacatttttcatGCATAAAACGAAACATACAAGCATAGGCATAGCTTGCTTATTACCTGCACCGGCAATAACGACCTTCAACGGTTGTAGTGGACGCGGAGAAGTACGAAAGGTGGAAGACAAGTAAGCAGCTTCGATGAAATTAACGGTGTTTTCAAGCTCCGGTCGTGGATAATCGGCGCAAACGACACGCAAAGGAGAGAAATGGTTCCTCTTAGAAGCACGAACTGAAGCGGGTCGCACACTAACGCCCATAGAGTCGCTACCACCAAACGACAACGCAATTCTGGCATCTGCATAACCCAGCTTGGGATTGGATATGTGTCTGGCGCCAAGCTGGCAATTCAAGTTGGCAGCAGATATATATCCAGAAGCAGCCATTGGAGCAAAGAACCCCAAATTGATGAACAAAACAACGCctgaattaaaaacatgcatgttaATAATACTTATAGCGGAATTGAAGTGTATGAAACTGTACTATGAAAGTTGAGAAGGGGACAAAAATCAAAAAGTTGAAAAAGTGAAAGGAGAGAGATTGAGTACCAAAGGAAGCTTgcagaagagagagagagagagagagagagagagtagtGGAGAGAGCACAGGCGCAGCGCTTTGAAAGGGTGGGTGTTGTGTGGTGCGTTTTAAGAATGAATTTTGGTGTCGTGAGCTGAACCTGAATGGAAAGTGGGAAAAACTAGGACAAAATCCAGATCATAAATGACGATAATACCCGTTACGTCTCTTCTTATTTATGTCTTACTTTGGCCAACACAATACAAAAAATTCTGGTACATGTTCCTGGGTTAGATAAATCATAACGTGGGTGTTCGGTTCTGCAACCCGAGTTCAATAAAAAGATTCCTAGTCAACTTGATTCTTGTTTCATGCTTCGGAAAGTGTTAAAACCGTTTGGATTAGTTTCTTccgtttttcaaattttcatatattaagtGTTTATAGTATAAAGAATGATGtaggaatgaaaaaaaagaaaaaataaaataatatatatatatataagttcaTTCATgtataaatacttaaaatagtatttattaatacaaatatttctCATCAAAATGTATTTGaccgtttttttttatttttcacttctgCCCAATTGGATATgttttgaacaaaaagaaaagtaaaaaatataataaatattgtattagTAGATGAGATGATGACGGAAACAAGGAGATACTATTATACTTTAAGAAGTGTTTAGGaaggagacaaaaaataataaatatgatagGTAATATTAGTTACACTTAATTTTAAGTCTTAATTAGGATACTTCTGTttcaaaatcaataattaaacattcaaaattaattaatatctcttttatgtacattaaaattaagtttaattaagttttaagtacCTAATAAATGTAAGATTAAGTAagttttaagtatttaataaatgtaaattttcaaCTGagttcataataaatttttatggtttattaattttttaaaaattaaaaatttttcaattgagtatTTGATGTTAATTCTTCTGTTAATTAGGTGATTGTTAAAGAATTTTGGAACCTATTTCATAATAATGGCCTCGAAGTCTTGCCGTGATTATATCATTTGAACCTCAAAAACATTTGAAACTTCATCATGGTGTTCATGGTGGGAGAAAAAAGTTCCAATGAAAGTGTTATCCTTTGGAAATAGAAACATCAGATAGAAGCAATTCACAATAATAAAAGTAGTGTTTCGTGAATGCAGTTGGATTCAATAAGAAAAGGAGGTGGATAATAATTGGAATTTTTGTTATGATATTATAAAACTACTTTTGACAAAAACTAAATGTAACAAGATAATCACCACATTATCtgattaacaaaaaaaatctaacatgACTCCattgaaaagttttatatttttagaacgCAATagacaaaaaatttattgaatactcaagttttcaaaatttatcaaacactcaaaacttaattaagtcttaaaactaaatatatattattaatttgattttattctaATTACTCCGTTTGATAAAATAGTAGAgataatataaacttataatttaactattaataaaattacatttatacaAAATCCTAAAGATGTAAGAATAAATATAATCCACGACTAACCTAATATTTGTACACAGATATACTGGTTAGGGATTCCAGTCATTacatttaatcataaattatcAAGATAAAAATACACGCATATCCCCAGACAAATGCATAGTTAATAGCGGGCATATTGTGTGCACTACCTCAAATTTTGTAACAAGCCTTCACTGAAAGTATTTGCCTACTACTATAAATATTTCAAGAACTctacaaaaaaatacaaatcattGCTTCAACAAAACCGTAACTGTAAAACACTAATAAACATTCTTGAAACAAAACTGTGTTGAACACCTGGGCATTACTTAAAAATCTCGGAAGCTCATTTTTGGATCCATCACTTTTCCACCCCCGCGTCCTCGGCCCCTTCCACCTTTTCTTGCTCCTCTACCTCTTCCTCTTGAGCTCATGTGCTTGAAACTTCTACCATGTTTCATTTCCACGAGGGAATGAAGCAACTCATCGCATAGAATGCAGCCTCGGTGTAAGGTTGCTCCGTCTTCCAGAGGAGTTGTTTTCTTGTTGAAGTCTACTTCTATGATTGAAGAGTCACATTCACCGCACCTCTCTTTAGTTGTGGAGATTCTGTGTGCGCCTTGTGCAAGAAAAACTAGGCAATTACACATATTACAACAAAGTTTCCATCTGGGAGCACTTATTGGGTCTAAGACAAGTGTTCCACTGCACTCTGGGCAAGCACATACACCCTGGGAAACCAGAGAATTTGGGCAAGTGGGATGAGGGCATAGGCTGCAGGGCATGCCAGATCCCTTGCCAATCTTGCCAGCATTACCAGTTTTAGCGGTATTGATGAGTGCTTCAATGCCTTCGAATGGGGGATTACTGTAGCAGTATGGACATAGTGGGAATGATTTAACATCTGGGCCAGGCGTGGAGCAAATTAAAAGTTCAAAATTGTCTAAAGGACAAGACAATTCTTTGTACAGCTGcagaaaaagttgaagaaatgTGAATGACTGGCAAAAAGACTAAATGAAACAGTAAATATCCAATGGGCAACACATACATTAGGagaataacaattttttaattagttagtTTCTTGCAACTGCGTTCTGTTTTGCATTAAATTCTAGAACTGTATTCTGTatagttgtttttttctttcagctAGTATCTTGTATAAGCTACTGACTCTGTATTTGTGAAATATATCAATCATTCTTGCAAAATATGATTACCACGGTTCCTTCTCAACTACTTTTAACTTCCCCAAGTATATTCACACTCAATCCGCTGGAGCAGTGTGTTTGACAAATATTACCCCAATCCccttctttgttttctttcttatctTTGTTCCACATCTCTGAGGGAGAGAAgcccaaataataataatgattacaAGTTTAGACAAGTTAGGAAGGAACTGAATGGTGAAAAGGTACACTTAAAAGTCCTCTTGCTCGTGATCTAATAAACAGTGAAGCCACTGTGCATGATAGCATACATAATGTTCCGTAATAATCTTAAAAGGGTTGTTTATATAGTCATCCTCTAATTATATAGATATGGTAGTTGTTAAATCAATGTAACCAGTCCAAGTATGAAAGCTATAACACATTCTGAAAATGAAACGGAAACTCTCAATAGTTTTCTGACAGCAACGACATTTTATGCCTGCATATCAGAGGTCTGAAATTCATAGGATTTGTTATGATATTGTTTTGAAGGAAAAGGCATAAATGGTTGAAAGGAAGTCAGCCCCAATAACAAATTAGCTTAggacaagaaaatagaaggaagaaaagataaattgTAAACAGGGAAAGATAGGAAGACTTTACTCTTCCGAATAAGGATGGGGAGAAATGTTAAAAAGGCTACTTAATACAATCACACAAAATACTTTCGATAGAAACTAAttcacaataatattaatttaccAAAAGTCAACAGTTTGTCAAGAGTCGATATTATTAGACAGGCTATATAATACTACCTTGATGGTTCCCTTCTGTGGGAGATAATAAACCTCCTCACATGTACCACAATACAATCGTGAAGGCTGAGTAGAAATGTACTTCATATATCTCAAGCATTTACCACATTTACTCAGAATACGCCCTGAATCAGTAAGCGTAGAAAACTGTGCTTCAAATAATGCATCCATATCTTCAATCTGAGCAAGATAGAAAGCAACAGAATTAGTAGAACAATGTAACCTACATCCATGTGCAACTTAGTAGAAATTGTCACGGGCACTCGTTATGGACAATATTTGAAAGGAAATAATATAGAAGACATGGAATATTTCTACTCACGGATACATATGGAATAAATCCAGTATGCATCAACTTACGGATGCATTCAAAGGAGAAGTCATATGTTATTAATAAAAGGTTTGACAAACAATGGTAAGCATAGATTGTAAAACCAAAGCAAAAGATGTAATGAACCCAAGGAAATACAGGATAAACTGTGAacaaattacaaagaaaaaaaagagtaaatttTTACCCAAACAAGTTCAAAAGAACATGATCTTCAGGTTAAGGTTGGAGAAAGGAGAATCAAGCAGAAaacaaacttaaatataaacaaataaaaatctaatGTGTTGTGAGAATTGAAAAAACAACTGTATACAACCATATGATCACCAAGACAAAAAGAATCACTAAACCAAAATTAGCCCACCTTTTTGACAAAGTAACTAAACTTCTGCGTGAACTGTTGAATTACATGCTGTACCACATGTCGATGATCTACCTGACCCTTGGCAATAAGAGTAATTTGCTGCTCAATGAAGCTACGAATATCGGGCAGGCAGAGATCTGGATCTATAGTTTGATAACCTCTTACTAATGTAATGCCTAATGGGGTTGGGACAAGCTTTCTGCCTGCTTGTACCTGAAATTTGACTAGATGAATATCCACACAATGATGCTTCTATATAGGTTACATGTCTATATCAATTACCTGCACATAATTCCGCTCACATATGTTGTTAATATGTACGGGAATTGAAGCATCTGTTCCTATTCCATTCTTCTCCATCAGGGATATCAGCTCACTTTCAGTTAGGTAATCTGGAGCACTGGTACTCCCCTGTAGAACTTGTGGGGTTAGATATCCGTAACATATACAGAACTCTAATGCAAAATGACTTTCgacatttttcttcttcccagAAATGGATATATGATTCGACAATCTATTTGAATATAAAACTGAACAGTTCCTTTTGTGGCCTTACACCATCACCaaaaaagacaaaacaaaaaagactaGAAATGGCTAGAAGTTTGGATTAAATCTAAAAGTACTGCCTACAGAATCTGAATGAGTCAGGAGGCACCACAGTTACCTCATAGAGCTCCAACTTTGATACTTCTATTTTCTGGCCTTTTACAAATGAtggaatatttttatcatttaacgCCAACCAAGGCATTATAGAAGTAAATCCTTTGGTGACAACATGCTGCCCTGTACAATGAAAGGCCTCTCCGCCAATGGAAAACTCAACCTTTTTCCTGGAAGAATGACAataatgtatgaaaaaaaaaatgtttaccaAGTCCATTTTGCAAGGCCAGGTGAATGTTTGCAATGGTTTAGACAAAGATTAAGTTTAGAAGAAAGAAGCACACAAATTATGGCAATATATtctgtaaaaattatattattatgattatgacAACAATATGGGGTAAGCCACATCCTGAATATTCTACCACGTACACTTTGATACAGTCGGAAAGAAGAAGTTGGAAGAGAGAAAATTCTAATAGGATGCATAGCCTATgtatttatgaatttatgaaGAGATATTACCCAGGTTTAGTACATTGTTATAGAATGTTTGACATTTGTACCCGTACTACCGTATTgctaaaattatcaaaatgtttaattattcaaatagaCAACTAGGAGAGACCacaacaaacataaattaacaaaaatgccTCCGATAAAACAATCCAAACAAAAGGCACAGGACAATTGTGAAAACATTTGAATGATGTCAAAACCATAAGGCGATGATCAAGAAATGTAGAAACAGTATAACTTTTTACCTTATATACTTGCAGTCCGGAGAAACTGTACCTATAAAGTGCTGACAAATATATTGGTACAGCTTCCAAGCATCATTGCCCAGCATATCTTCTGCTGCTGATCTCATTGGGGTAATGGGAGGATGGTCACCTACATCTGTTCCCAGACGAGGTTTTTGATAACCAGTGGTAAGTAGCCCGTGTACATAATTACCCCATGTTGGATTATTTGTTTGTGcggagaggacaccacgaaagTCAAACGAAGGAGGGTATGCTGTGCTTTCTGTGCGTGGATAGCTTGAGAAACATTGTGCAGAAACCAATCAAACATTAGTACATGCTACAAATTAAGACAATGTAACATTATTAATATAGAAGACCAGGAAATTGTGAGAAAACCTGATGAAACCTTGAGTATACAACCGTTCAGCTATTTGCATAGCCATCTGAGGTCCAAATCCTAGAGCACTTGAAGCAACCTGAAAAGAACATTGTATTCAAGTTATTTTGCATTAACTCAAGAAATAAACACTGAAATCAAAATGAAATATAGAAATAGTCTGATTTTTACAGCAGATTAGAGTACAAACATTAACAGAGTTCCATAGAATAAAGCATCATTACATAATAGTGGAATTTTGCATttgatatatataaagaaaattcaacTGAAtccattatttataatttaaaaggtTATTTTCTCCATGTGATTCTTAACCTTTAGAAGGTTCACTGTGTTTAGACCAACAGGACGACTTTTGGTTTCCTGTTTTTCTGATATTTCAGTAACttccaaaagtccatcttcagAAACAAGCTTTTGAAACATCATAGCAACCTGAAATGGAATAAAAGTGTCTAAAGGATGTCCTTCATTTGTTGGTTTGAGACAAAGAAAGAACACAAATATAAAGGAATAGAATTGTTCACATTTATGTCAAACAATCTGCCACGATGCCATTCTAGCTGAATTTCATAGCCATTTTGAATTATGTAAGGGTGCAAACTCCAAAACTTTTCTGGCTTGAAAGTGTTTATTTGTAAATATCGCTGCACACAAAATCCTAAGGTTGGAGTCTGACAGGGTCCATAGCTGAAATAGGCAGCAATTACCGCAATCAATAACTTCATCAAAGTTTAAACAAATAATGTTAAGATGCAACTTGCAAGTAGACCTAGAGAAGATATTGCAGCTTGCATTACTAGGAGGCAGTGCATGTCAAGCCTTGGAACCTAAGCAGTCTCAGGTCCGGAATGCATAAAAGAACAAGAATAACAGCacagaacaaaacaaaacacagcAGACATAATGATAACATAGTCATTAATTTATTACAAAGGGATTATTGCcacttgaataaaaaattgaaaaagaatcaAACTAGTATATCACATCACATTACTAATAGTTCCAAAAGCTTCAGCTACAAGAAAATGAATTCATGATATATACCAAGCTGATCTTGAGATCAGCAGTATCATTGCAGGAAGAATAGGAAGTTGATCGGTCTCTTTCTTTTGGGATTTGCAGAAACAGAATGAGGCTTTAAGCATTGTGAACTTAAGACATTAGTAGCCTTGTGTGGTTTACTCAACTGTCTGACCTTTCTCCGGTAATAAACAAGCCAAAAACTAAGTAAACCCTCACTGCAATCAACATCAACcagctatttttttatttttgacacaaTTCTTGTGGCAAGGTTTAGTTCAACCACTATAATGCAAATCTCTATTCAGCTCTTGCTACTCTGGGATATGCACAAGTTACATATTCTGATTTCAAATAATTCT carries:
- the LOC114194529 gene encoding 15-cis-phytoene desaturase, chloroplastic/chromoplastic, which gives rise to MAASGYISAANLNCQLGARHISNPKLGYADARIALSFGGSDSMGVSVRPASVRASKRNHFSPLRVVCADYPRPELENTVNFIEAAYLSSTFRTSPRPLQPLKVVIAGAGLAGLSTAKYLADAGHKPILLEARDVLGGKVAAWKDEDGDWYETGLHIFFGAYPNVQNLFGELGINDRLQWKEHSMIFAMPSKPGEFSRFDFPEILPSPLNGIWAILRNNEMLTWPEKVKFAIGLLPAMLGGQAYVEAQDGLSVKEWMIKQGVPDRVTDEVFIAMSKALNFINPDELSMQCILIALNRFLQEKHGSKMAFLDGNPPERLCMPVVDHIQSLGGEVHLSSRIKKIELNDDGTVKSFLLSNGKVIEGDAYVFATPVDILKLLLPDNWKGIPYFQRLDKLVGVPVINVHIWFDRKLKNTYDHLLFSRSPLLSVYADMSVTCKEYYDPNRSMLELVFAPAEEWISRSDEDIIEATMSELAKLFPDEISADQSKAKILKYHVVKTPRSVYKTVPNCEPCRPVQRSPIEGFYLAGDYTKQKYLASMEGAVLSGKLCAQAIVQDCEVLAGRGQKRMAETSVV
- the LOC114174991 gene encoding DNA topoisomerase 3-beta isoform X2, which translates into the protein MAVDARQEIDLKVGVAFTRFQTGYFQGKYGNLDSRVISYGPCQTPTLGFCVQRYLQINTFKPEKFWSLHPYIIQNGYEIQLEWHRGRLFDINVAMMFQKLVSEDGLLEVTEISEKQETKSRPVGLNTVNLLKVASSALGFGPQMAMQIAERLYTQGFISYPRTESTAYPPSFDFRGVLSAQTNNPTWGNYVHGLLTTGYQKPRLGTDVGDHPPITPMRSAAEDMLGNDAWKLYQYICQHFIGTVSPDCKYIRKKVEFSIGGEAFHCTGQHVVTKGFTSIMPWLALNDKNIPSFVKGQKIEVSKLELYEGSTSAPDYLTESELISLMEKNGIGTDASIPVHINNICERNYVQVQAGRKLVPTPLGITLVRGYQTIDPDLCLPDIRSFIEQQITLIAKGQVDHRHVVQHVIQQFTQKFSYFVKKIEDMDALFEAQFSTLTDSGRILSKCGKCLRYMKYISTQPSRLYCGTCEEVYYLPQKGTIKLYKELSCPLDNFELLICSTPGPDVKSFPLCPYCYSNPPFEGIEALINTAKTGNAGKIGKGSGMPCSLCPHPTCPNSLVSQGVCACPECSGTLVLDPISAPRWKLCCNMCNCLVFLAQGAHRISTTKERCGECDSSIIEVDFNKKTTPLEDGATLHRGCILCDELLHSLVEMKHGRSFKHMSSRGRGRGARKGGRGRGRGGGKVMDPKMSFRDF
- the LOC114174991 gene encoding DNA topoisomerase 3-beta isoform X1, which gives rise to MAPPIPKVLMVAEKPSIALSIASVLSRAQMFTRRGSTEVHEFEAKFLGSPAYFKVTSVIGHVFSVDFPAKYQDWSATDPLDLFQAQVIKNESNPKAHICRHLSQEARGCRYLVLWLDCDREGENICFEVIQCTGFKTNDTYRARFSSVTEKDVVKALDNLVRPNKDEAMAVDARQEIDLKVGVAFTRFQTGYFQGKYGNLDSRVISYGPCQTPTLGFCVQRYLQINTFKPEKFWSLHPYIIQNGYEIQLEWHRGRLFDINVAMMFQKLVSEDGLLEVTEISEKQETKSRPVGLNTVNLLKVASSALGFGPQMAMQIAERLYTQGFISYPRTESTAYPPSFDFRGVLSAQTNNPTWGNYVHGLLTTGYQKPRLGTDVGDHPPITPMRSAAEDMLGNDAWKLYQYICQHFIGTVSPDCKYIRKKVEFSIGGEAFHCTGQHVVTKGFTSIMPWLALNDKNIPSFVKGQKIEVSKLELYEGSTSAPDYLTESELISLMEKNGIGTDASIPVHINNICERNYVQVQAGRKLVPTPLGITLVRGYQTIDPDLCLPDIRSFIEQQITLIAKGQVDHRHVVQHVIQQFTQKFSYFVKKIEDMDALFEAQFSTLTDSGRILSKCGKCLRYMKYISTQPSRLYCGTCEEVYYLPQKGTIKLYKELSCPLDNFELLICSTPGPDVKSFPLCPYCYSNPPFEGIEALINTAKTGNAGKIGKGSGMPCSLCPHPTCPNSLVSQGVCACPECSGTLVLDPISAPRWKLCCNMCNCLVFLAQGAHRISTTKERCGECDSSIIEVDFNKKTTPLEDGATLHRGCILCDELLHSLVEMKHGRSFKHMSSRGRGRGARKGGRGRGRGGGKVMDPKMSFRDF
- the LOC114174991 gene encoding DNA topoisomerase 3-beta isoform X3, coding for MLKASFCFCKSQKKETDQLPILPAMILLISRSACYGPCQTPTLGFCVQRYLQINTFKPEKFWSLHPYIIQNGYEIQLEWHRGRLFDINVAMMFQKLVSEDGLLEVTEISEKQETKSRPVGLNTVNLLKVASSALGFGPQMAMQIAERLYTQGFISYPRTESTAYPPSFDFRGVLSAQTNNPTWGNYVHGLLTTGYQKPRLGTDVGDHPPITPMRSAAEDMLGNDAWKLYQYICQHFIGTVSPDCKYIRKKVEFSIGGEAFHCTGQHVVTKGFTSIMPWLALNDKNIPSFVKGQKIEVSKLELYEGSTSAPDYLTESELISLMEKNGIGTDASIPVHINNICERNYVQVQAGRKLVPTPLGITLVRGYQTIDPDLCLPDIRSFIEQQITLIAKGQVDHRHVVQHVIQQFTQKFSYFVKKIEDMDALFEAQFSTLTDSGRILSKCGKCLRYMKYISTQPSRLYCGTCEEVYYLPQKGTIKLYKELSCPLDNFELLICSTPGPDVKSFPLCPYCYSNPPFEGIEALINTAKTGNAGKIGKGSGMPCSLCPHPTCPNSLVSQGVCACPECSGTLVLDPISAPRWKLCCNMCNCLVFLAQGAHRISTTKERCGECDSSIIEVDFNKKTTPLEDGATLHRGCILCDELLHSLVEMKHGRSFKHMSSRGRGRGARKGGRGRGRGGGKVMDPKMSFRDF